The DNA region CCGGATCGTCCAGGGTGGCGGGGTAGTTGGTGTCGGCCAGGGTGTTGAGGTAGGCCTCGACGTAGCCGTACCAGTTCTTGCCGAACCAGACCCAGGAGTAGTCCATGTTCGCCACCAGGGCGAGATAGCCGTAGCGGCCGCGGCTTTCCTCGTGCAGGAAGGTCCAGGTGGCGCTGGTGCGCCAAGCCGCGTCGCCCCAGTAGCCGGTAGCACCAAGGCCGAGCACGAAGTCCTGGTAGTGCTTGGCGGCCATCAGATCCCACTCGATATGCTGCCAGGTGGCGTGCAGCTTCCCGCCTAAGGATGCGTCATCCCAGAGCACCTTGTGGGAGTCCGGGTCGCGCCGCGGCACGCCCACCAGCTCCAGACCGCCGATGCCGGCGTCAGCCTGCACATAGGCGAGGTCGTCGCCCAGCTTGTAGTCGCGGATCACGTCGGTGGGGGCAAAGGGGTTGAGCAGGTCCATGGGGTTGAAGAGGAAGCCGTTGCCCCAGGTAACGGCCTGGCGGCCCAGGCGGACCATGCGGATGGGCCCGGACAGCGGCATGAAGCTCAGGTTCAGGCGGTCGAAGCGCTGCTGGATGTAGAGGTCGTCGTTTTCCTCGATGAACCAGGTGAGGTCCATGAACCGGCGGTCGTCGTTGATGGCCGTGCCCAGGCCCAGGCCGCGGGTGGACGAGCCGGCTGTGGACGCCCCGCCGCCGCTCCCGCTGAGCTGGGAGCTGATACGGCGGGTGTCTCCGCCCACAAGAAAGTTCTCAAAGTGGGCCTCGAAGGCGGCCCAGTTCTCGTAGTAGAGGTTGGCCTTGAGCCGCAGCTCGGCCTGGCCGTCGAGCAGGGCGGATTGCGTCTGCTGCCCCAGGATAGAGTCCGGCAGGGCGTAGCCCATGGAACCGTAGAGCTTGACGTGGCCGCCGAGCTGGAGGTCGAAACCGTCGGTCCAGGATTTTTTTTCGGGAGATGCGACTTCGGCAGCGACCTGGGTGGCGTTGGACTCCTGGGGCGATGGGCTGGCGGACGTGCTGTTTGAGGACGTGGCGTTGCTGTTATCCGTGGTCGCGGCCGTCGCATTCACCGCCGCATTGCCCGCACCCCTATCCCCGACGGCCAGCGCCGGAGTCGCCAGCAACAGAGGCAACAACAGCGCCGCACAGAGGACCGCAGCGCAATGCATGGCGGCGCGCCGGATCACACGCCGACCTTTTCGCGCACCTCGTCACCCACGATGCGGCCGTCCTTGAGCCGCACCAGCCGCCTGGCGTGTTCCATGACCATGTCGTCGTGGGTGGAGAAGATGAAGGTGACGCCCTTGTTCTCGTTCATGTCGTGCATCATCTCCAGCAGCCCTTCGCCGGTGGTGGAGTCCAGGTTGGCCGTGGGCTCGTCGGCCAGCACAATGGCCGGGTCGGAGACGATGGCGCGGGCCACGGCCACGCGTTGCTGCTGCCCGCCGGAGAGTTCGGTCGGCCGGCGGTTGTACATGTTGGCCAGTCCCACGTCGTCCAGGATGGCGCGGGCCTTGTCGCGACGCTCATTTTCCGCAACGCCCTGCAGCAGCATGACGAACTCCACGTTCTCCTGGGCCGAGAGCACCGGGATGAGATTGTAGGCCTGGAAGATGAAGCCGATCTTCTTGAGCCGCATGTCGGCCAGGTCGCCCTGGCTCAGGCCGTTGAGCTCATGCCCGTCCACGACCACGGTGCCGGTGTCGGGCCGGTCCAGGCCGCCGATCATGTTGAGCAGGGTGGTTTTGCCCGAGCCGGAAGGCCCGGCCAGGGCCACGAATCCGCCGGAATCGATGGTCAGACTGACCTTGTCCAGGGCGTGCACCTTGGTCTGCCCCTGCGTATAGACCTTGGATAACTCGTGACATGCAACAATGCTCATGGCGTTTCTCCGCTGCCCGCGTCAGGTGTGGGTCAGGGCCTCCACCGGGGTGAAGCGCGCGGCCTTCACCGCCGGATACACGCTGACCAGCGCGCCCAGGACGAATACAAGAAGGTTGGCCGCCACCACGTTGTTGAGCGTGATGACGGGGTAAACCACCCGCGACATGCCGAAATACTGGGAGCCGCGGGCAAAAGCCGAAAAATCGATGCCCGTGTGGGACAGGGCGGCCACGCTGGCAAAGCCCAGGAGATTGCCGCCGATCATGCCGATGACCAGGAGCAGCACGGCCTCGGCCAGCACCAGGCGCACGATCCACCATGGCTTCATGCCCAGCGCCTTGAGCAGGCCGAACTCCCGGATGCGCTCCAGCACGGCCATGAGGATGGTGTTCACGATGCCGAAGCCCATGGCGATGAAGACCACGAGGTACCAGAGGTACATGTACGTATCCACGTTGCCCAGATAGGCGGAGATCAGCGGCAGCAGCTCTTTCCAGGTATCCACCTCGTAGGCCGTGCCCGGGTCGTCCTGTTTCAGTGCCGCGGATATCTTCTGGGCCACGGGCGCGCTCTGGCTGATGTCCGGCAGGAGCACGGCGAACTCGGAGATCTGCTTGTCCAGGCCGAGCATGTCACGCGCCGCCGGGATGGAGACAAAGACGTAGCCCTTTTCCGTGGCCTCCAGCTCCGCCGTGTAGATGCCTTTTATCCGGAAGGCGCGGGAGGCGATCTCGCCCGAGGTGTCCTGGGCCATGAGCACCATCTTCTTGCCCACGCCGGTGTCGAAGTCCTTGGCCAGAGCGCGGCCCACCACGATGGCATAGGGGTCGTCCTTGCCGAGCATTGCGCCTTCCGCCAGGGCCTTGGGTCCAAAAAATGAGACAGCGGCCTCGCGCTCCGGGTCCACGCCCACGATGTTCACGCCGGCCGTGTCGCGCGCCGTGTTCACCACGCCGTCCATGCGGATGCGCATGGTCCAGTGGCTGCCCTGGGGCAGGGTCTCGCGCAGCGCATTTTCCACCGGCGCGCCATCGGGCATGGCGTTCTGGATCACGGGATCATCCCGGAACCCTTGCGCATGCACCTGGATATGGCCGGTGAGGGTGTTGATGGCGTTGTGCATCATGCTGTCCAGCATGCCCATCATGAACGCGGTGAAGAATATGAGGCTCCAGACGCCGACCAGGATGGCGGCCAGCAGCACAAAGGTGCGCTTGGGGTTGCGCCAGAGGTTACGCCAGGCCATTTGGAAAAACATAGAGTCCTCGCCGGATCAGACAGTGGCCAGCGCGTCCACCGGTTTGATGGAGCGGACCTTGAAGGCCGGGAACAGGGCCGTGACAAAGGTGATGACCAGCACGATGCCCGGCCCCACGGTGAGCGGAATGAGGCTGAGCCTGGGGTAGAGCCGCTCCGGGATGCCATACTGCTGGGCCATCTGCTGCACGCTTTCGCCCAGGGGAATGCCGTAGTGCTCGAAGAAGATGGTGACGCCCACGCCCAGGGCGAATCCGGCGGCCACCCCGGCCAGGGTCAGGAAGGTGGACTCCATGAGCAGCAGCTTGGTGAGCTTGCCGGGCCGGGTGCCCAGAGCCATGAGCACGCCGAACTCGCGCGTGCGCTCGAACACGGCCATGAGAAAGGTGTTCAGGATGCTGAAGGCGACCACCACGGAGAGCATGATGTACATGATGACGCCGCTGATGAAGTCCAAAGAAATGGACTCCTGCAGGCCGGGCATGAGCTCGTCCCAGGTGAGGGCGGTCAGGGGCGGATCATTTTGGACAGAGCCCAGCTTTGCGGTCAGCGCCTGCTCCACGTCGGGCACGACATCCAGGGAATCCGCCACGACAACCATTCTGTGCACGGCGCCGCGCATGGCAAACGTGTCCTGGAAGTTTTTGAGCGGCACCTGGATGGAGGAACGGTCGAACTCGTCCTGGCCCGAGGAATAGATGCCTTTCACGGTGTAGATCATGGCGGCGATGGAGCCGTCACGGCCGTTGCCTAGCATCACGATCTCGTCGCCCAGCCCGATCTTGAGGTTCTTGGCCAGCAGACGGCCCACCAATGCCTGGGGGCCATCGTCCGGGGAGAGGTACTCGCCCTCGCGGATGATGGACTTGAGCGTGGAGACGCGGGCCTCGGCCTCGGGATCGATGCCCACGACCATGCCGCCGTAGGTGCGCTGGTCCGAGGAGAGCAGGGCAAAGCCGTTGGCGCGCGGGGCGTAGGCCTTCACACCGGGGATGGAGTCCAATAATCTGGACACCTGGTCCGGGTGCTCCACCACCTGCCACATCTTGTGATCCTTGTGATAGCCCGTGGCCTGCACCTGGATGTGGCCGGTGCGGATGGTCACGGCGTTCTCGATCATGGCGTGGTAGGTGCCCATCTGGAAGGAGAGCATGAACACGAGCAGGGCCACGGCGAATGCGATGGCCGTCATGGTCAGCACGGAACGCCGCGGGTTGCGCCAGATGTTGCGCCAGCCCATCCGCGATTCAATGGACATGGGATGCTACCTCAGCGGCCGCTTGAGCGCTTGCACGGTGAAGAGGTCATCGGACAGGTCCACGTCGAAGTGCAGCTCCTTGTAGTCCAGCACGGTGTACTCGTCCGTGACGTCGGTCTTGTGCATCTTCCAGACCGTGGGGTAGAGCTTGCCGCCCATCTCGCTGATCTTCAGCATCTCCAGTATCTTCACGGACTGCATGTCCTCGTCGAAGAACTCCTGGGAGATGTAGATGTCGTCCTCGCGGACCTTGAGCACCTGCTTGCCCCAGACCACGGGCGCGTGCGGCTTGGGGATGGACTCGATGACGTACACGGTCTTGCCCTCGTGCTGCTCCTGACCGATGATTGTGTGGGTGTAATCCGTAAGGATGGTGTCGGACTTGGCAAGGTCGTTATTGGAGAAGTCCGAGCCCATCCACGACTGCGACATCATGGACGGCGGGATCTTGATCACGCGGTTGATCTTGGGGTTGTAGGTCCACATCTCGTGGCCCAGCTTGAGCGTGCCGTTGTCCTTGTCCTTGGCCGGCTCGATGATCTTGAAGATGCTGTCCTCCACGCCGCGGGTCCAGGCCTTGATGGTCATGGACCGCTCCCAGCTGGGGCGGTGGATGGTCATGTCCACCACGGAGACGGAGGTCCTGCCGCGCAGGTAGTCGTGCGCGCGCTGCACCAGCTCGTCGGCGGTGACGGCGGAGGCGGTCTGCGCCCCGAGGATCAGGGCGGCCGCAGCCAGTAGGATGGAAGAAATCCGAATGCGCATACGTGTGCTCCAGAAAATCAGGCTTGGGGGATAAGCCCCGTGAGCATTGCGTCGAGAAAACCGCGGTTCACGCTTTCCACGTCCAGGTCCGTAAACATCCAGGCCTGCAGGCCCAGGGCGTCCCACATGCCGACCAGGGCGGTGGCCACAGCCTCGACATCCACGCCGGGGCGAATTTCGCCGTGCTCCTGGCCCTGGTGCAGAATGTCGGCGATGAACTCCCGGTACTGGAGATAGCCCTGGCGGAAGGCGGCCATGAGCCGGTCGCGCATGGGGGAGGTGCCGGCAGCGGCCCAGAACTCCAGGGTCAGGCTGTACGCCTCGCTGGTATGGTTGATCCACGCCACGAAAGCCTCGGAAAAGACGCGCAGCTGCTCCACAGCGCTTCCGCCGGGATGCTGGGTGGCCAGATCCTCGGCGAGCTGGCCCATGAGCAGCTCGAAGACGGCAAGGAAGATGTCCTCCTTGCTGTCAAAATACTCGTACACCGTGCCCTTGCCCACGTCGGCGCTGGCGGCGATGCCCGCCACGGTGGCGCCGGCGAACCCGCGTTCCGCGAACACGGCGGCTGCGGCCTGGATGATGGCCTCGCGCTTGGCGCTTTTTCTGTCCTGTGTAGTGCTGGAACCCATACTGTTTTCTACCCTTTTTCTAACCGACCGACCGGTCGGTCAATTCAAGAATGTGGCAGAACCACCTGCGTGTCAAGCAGGATCGTGCACAAAAAAGTGTACCCGGGGATCAGAAGGAGGAGGGAGCCGAAGACCGTTTGGATATGTCGTAATGACAATACTAGTAATACACAATTCCGCCATATGATTGCAAAAAATGTACAGTAGGTATAACCTGAAAGTTTGAGGGGTGGATCAATTTTCAAAAATGTATGTGCGATATCGAACACGAGGAAGGGGACATCGTGATCTCATCAATTAAAACAAAGCTTGTATTTCTCATTGCCATTATCTCGATGGTGTTCATTGCGGGGTTTGCCATGCTCTTCCGCAATGCCTCGGAAATGTCCGAGGAGTATAAAGCAGAAGTCATGCAGAAGGTCGAGCAGCGCATCGGAATCGAGCGCGAGAAGATCAGCTCGTACATGGAGCTGATGGAAGACAAGGCCAAAGACATGGCGCTGGCCGGCGAGTCGTTCTACAATATCGCCAAGGCAAGCGGGAATACGAACCTGGACGATGTGAATGCATTTGTCACAACATTCGTTCAGGAGTTCAAAAACGCCATTGGGGCCGGGTTGTGGTACGATCCGCATGTCTATCTGCCGGATCAGAAGTATCTCGGCCTGTACGCGTACTGGGATAACGGCAAGGTCGTATTCACCACGGAATACAACACCGAGGAGTACGACTATCCCAACCAGGAGTGGTACACCTCGGCCATTCCCAAAAGCTGGCCGCGGGATAAACCGCTGCCCCAGCGCATCCACTGGTCCGAGCCGTACTTCGACGCCGCCGGCTCCATGGCGCTCATGGTCACGGTCTCGAGCGTCATGTACGGCGCAGACGGCACCATCATCGGCATGTCCACGGCCGATCTGAGCATGGAGAACCTGAGCGCGCAGGTGCAGGCCATCAAGCCCACGCCCTCGTCCATGGCCTTTGCCGTGGAGACCGGGAGCGGCTCTCTGACCGCGCATTCCACGGACCAGGACATGGTGCTCAAGCCCGTGACAGAGCTGCCTTTTGGCAGGGACCTGCCCACGCCGGATAAGCTCGGCGCCGGCGAGATGGTCGAGATCGAGCAGACCATCGACGGCCGCGACCAGATCGTCTTCTACACCATCACCAACACCGGCATGGGCCTCGGCGTGGTGGTTCCC from Oceanidesulfovibrio marinus includes:
- a CDS encoding ABC transporter ATP-binding protein; this encodes MSIVACHELSKVYTQGQTKVHALDKVSLTIDSGGFVALAGPSGSGKTTLLNMIGGLDRPDTGTVVVDGHELNGLSQGDLADMRLKKIGFIFQAYNLIPVLSAQENVEFVMLLQGVAENERRDKARAILDDVGLANMYNRRPTELSGGQQQRVAVARAIVSDPAIVLADEPTANLDSTTGEGLLEMMHDMNENKGVTFIFSTHDDMVMEHARRLVRLKDGRIVGDEVREKVGV
- a CDS encoding ABC transporter permease, coding for MFFQMAWRNLWRNPKRTFVLLAAILVGVWSLIFFTAFMMGMLDSMMHNAINTLTGHIQVHAQGFRDDPVIQNAMPDGAPVENALRETLPQGSHWTMRIRMDGVVNTARDTAGVNIVGVDPEREAAVSFFGPKALAEGAMLGKDDPYAIVVGRALAKDFDTGVGKKMVLMAQDTSGEIASRAFRIKGIYTAELEATEKGYVFVSIPAARDMLGLDKQISEFAVLLPDISQSAPVAQKISAALKQDDPGTAYEVDTWKELLPLISAYLGNVDTYMYLWYLVVFIAMGFGIVNTILMAVLERIREFGLLKALGMKPWWIVRLVLAEAVLLLVIGMIGGNLLGFASVAALSHTGIDFSAFARGSQYFGMSRVVYPVITLNNVVAANLLVFVLGALVSVYPAVKAARFTPVEALTHT
- a CDS encoding ABC transporter permease encodes the protein MSIESRMGWRNIWRNPRRSVLTMTAIAFAVALLVFMLSFQMGTYHAMIENAVTIRTGHIQVQATGYHKDHKMWQVVEHPDQVSRLLDSIPGVKAYAPRANGFALLSSDQRTYGGMVVGIDPEAEARVSTLKSIIREGEYLSPDDGPQALVGRLLAKNLKIGLGDEIVMLGNGRDGSIAAMIYTVKGIYSSGQDEFDRSSIQVPLKNFQDTFAMRGAVHRMVVVADSLDVVPDVEQALTAKLGSVQNDPPLTALTWDELMPGLQESISLDFISGVIMYIMLSVVVAFSILNTFLMAVFERTREFGVLMALGTRPGKLTKLLLMESTFLTLAGVAAGFALGVGVTIFFEHYGIPLGESVQQMAQQYGIPERLYPRLSLIPLTVGPGIVLVITFVTALFPAFKVRSIKPVDALATV
- a CDS encoding outer membrane lipoprotein-sorting protein — protein: MRIRISSILLAAAALILGAQTASAVTADELVQRAHDYLRGRTSVSVVDMTIHRPSWERSMTIKAWTRGVEDSIFKIIEPAKDKDNGTLKLGHEMWTYNPKINRVIKIPPSMMSQSWMGSDFSNNDLAKSDTILTDYTHTIIGQEQHEGKTVYVIESIPKPHAPVVWGKQVLKVREDDIYISQEFFDEDMQSVKILEMLKISEMGGKLYPTVWKMHKTDVTDEYTVLDYKELHFDVDLSDDLFTVQALKRPLR
- a CDS encoding TetR/AcrR family transcriptional regulator, translated to MGSSTTQDRKSAKREAIIQAAAAVFAERGFAGATVAGIAASADVGKGTVYEYFDSKEDIFLAVFELLMGQLAEDLATQHPGGSAVEQLRVFSEAFVAWINHTSEAYSLTLEFWAAAGTSPMRDRLMAAFRQGYLQYREFIADILHQGQEHGEIRPGVDVEAVATALVGMWDALGLQAWMFTDLDVESVNRGFLDAMLTGLIPQA